In a genomic window of Tissierella sp. Yu-01:
- a CDS encoding DMT family transporter, giving the protein MKLLNIEEHKKAPIYVILAAICWGLIGVFSRTLSDGGFSSIQITTSRCVVTAVAMTIYLFVKDRNKLKIDIKDIWYFLGTGIGSIVFFNICFFLTIQETTLSVASILLYTAPYFVVILSAIFFKEKITFQKIVALLVAFLGCVLVTEIIGGQTVKLTGIGLLTGIGSGLGYALYSIFGSIALKKYHTMTVTAYTFIVASLGILPFSYLGDMSNIFINNNVVRLNVFLIGIVSTLIAFLLYTKGLQNMEAGKASVIAFVEPMVATIAGIVIFNEKLNLQNILGIALIFISIVLLNIKMGNKYKCSD; this is encoded by the coding sequence ATGAAACTATTAAATATTGAAGAACATAAAAAGGCTCCAATATATGTTATTTTAGCAGCTATATGTTGGGGGCTAATTGGAGTATTTTCCCGAACTTTATCAGATGGCGGATTTAGTTCGATTCAGATTACTACATCGAGATGTGTTGTAACTGCAGTAGCTATGACTATTTATTTATTTGTAAAAGATAGGAATAAACTAAAGATTGATATAAAGGATATTTGGTATTTTCTTGGAACTGGTATTGGAAGTATAGTATTTTTCAACATATGTTTTTTTCTAACAATACAAGAAACTACTTTATCTGTAGCATCCATACTTTTATATACAGCACCTTATTTTGTAGTTATTTTATCGGCTATATTTTTTAAAGAAAAAATAACCTTCCAGAAGATTGTTGCTTTATTAGTTGCATTTTTAGGATGTGTGCTCGTCACAGAGATTATAGGAGGACAAACAGTAAAGTTGACAGGTATTGGGTTGCTAACTGGAATTGGTTCTGGGTTGGGTTATGCATTATATAGTATCTTTGGTAGCATCGCACTTAAGAAATATCATACGATGACAGTGACTGCCTATACATTTATAGTGGCTTCCTTGGGTATATTACCTTTCAGTTATTTAGGTGATATGTCTAATATCTTTATAAATAATAATGTGGTAAGGCTTAATGTATTTTTAATTGGTATTGTTTCTACACTTATTGCTTTTTTACTATATACTAAGGGACTTCAAAATATGGAAGCGGGAAAAGCATCTGTAATAGCTTTTGTAGAACCAATGGTTGCAACTATCGCAGGCATTGTTATATTTAATGAAAAATTGAATTTACAAAACATATTAGGAATAGCACTTATTTTTATATCAATAGTTTTGTTAAATATAAAAATGGGAAATAAGTATAAGTGCAGCGATTAA
- a CDS encoding AAA family ATPase, producing MIIKKYTCRRFAGIKNKDIEFEDGLNVILGQNEAGKSTLVEGIHTVLFKPSKLGNNKKDKEFKSRFMPLPNGDSIDGELIISQSEGEYSLKREWGVVSYSELTTPNADVIKDEDVIQEKLSSVLNFGQGTYSSLFFSKQADVKESIENIMKNEEESSEISTLLRKTIMELDGISIEKLGGKIDDEIKAYYSNWDIERNCPRNGRGISDPFKKEIGKILDSFYKKERIKVDMDRVNEAEDEFRKAAEALKIAEVNLEELKIKKESVEKLEEDVTQRLILEPQINQLTNDISLLGKINQEWPQNEMRLTQLDNELNILEKTLEELNLEKDQAKSLDEKNALISILKKVDALKEELNSLNTKVSDIKPITKADVAELENSYNEMLKTEAMIKAGVIIGQLNYYNGDSPLIVTKDLDESSTVNVGEVFKANGYIKLECKDRFEIEFKTGEQDFKELRQKHEEYKKNYEDILSRLKVEGIAEARINKEHLDELKGKIDSCNNQISNLLEDNTYDELIEKIDSFGDLSTVRSLDSIESEIKDNNEKKLEKISEKRLCESNISKWSEMYGDISGLFEKVAGIMMEKNTIDQKLKLLKPLPEEFETPEDFRKILTDTRVKYEVKLANLQELRKIYHDCERNLPDITFEELLSEYSITEKEFNKNLEKGSRFLKIKAAFDETREKMDENSFTPVINSFTKYIEILTNSNYKTTNIDDGFNISISKGGQTTMPINLLSSGTYDSVALALRLAILEHILGNNKGFLILDDCLVDLDPYRKEVAVKLIDEFARNHQVIFTTCSPDTAKQLGGNLIMM from the coding sequence ATGATTATAAAGAAATATACATGTAGAAGATTTGCTGGTATTAAGAACAAAGATATAGAATTCGAAGATGGCCTTAATGTTATTTTAGGACAAAATGAAGCTGGTAAAAGTACTCTTGTTGAAGGAATTCATACAGTTTTGTTCAAACCAAGTAAGCTTGGAAACAATAAAAAGGACAAGGAATTCAAAAGTCGATTTATGCCTCTGCCTAACGGTGATAGTATCGATGGGGAATTGATAATAAGTCAGAGTGAAGGAGAGTATTCATTAAAGAGAGAATGGGGAGTAGTTAGCTATTCGGAACTTACAACTCCAAATGCAGATGTAATTAAAGATGAAGATGTAATTCAAGAGAAATTAAGTTCAGTACTAAATTTTGGACAGGGTACATATAGCTCATTATTTTTTTCTAAGCAAGCAGATGTTAAAGAATCCATTGAGAATATAATGAAGAATGAAGAGGAAAGTAGTGAAATTAGCACATTGCTTAGAAAGACCATAATGGAATTAGATGGAATATCTATTGAAAAGCTAGGTGGGAAAATAGATGATGAGATAAAGGCATATTATAGCAATTGGGATATTGAAAGAAATTGTCCTCGGAATGGTAGGGGGATTTCAGATCCATTTAAAAAAGAAATAGGAAAGATTCTTGATAGCTTTTATAAAAAAGAGAGAATTAAAGTTGATATGGACAGGGTTAACGAGGCGGAAGATGAATTTAGAAAAGCTGCAGAAGCTCTAAAGATTGCTGAAGTTAACCTTGAAGAATTAAAGATAAAAAAGGAGTCCGTGGAAAAATTAGAGGAAGATGTTACTCAAAGATTAATTCTAGAACCTCAAATTAATCAACTAACTAATGATATTTCTTTACTGGGTAAGATCAATCAAGAATGGCCTCAGAATGAAATGAGGTTAACTCAGTTAGATAATGAATTAAATATTCTAGAAAAAACTTTAGAAGAACTTAATCTTGAAAAGGATCAGGCAAAAAGTCTGGATGAGAAGAATGCTTTAATAAGTATATTAAAAAAGGTAGATGCCCTAAAGGAAGAACTAAATAGCTTAAATACGAAGGTATCAGATATTAAGCCAATAACCAAGGCAGATGTAGCTGAACTTGAGAATAGCTATAATGAAATGCTTAAGACTGAGGCGATGATAAAAGCTGGAGTAATTATTGGACAACTTAATTATTATAATGGTGATAGCCCATTAATAGTTACAAAAGATTTAGATGAATCTTCTACTGTTAATGTTGGGGAAGTCTTTAAAGCCAATGGATATATTAAACTGGAATGTAAAGATAGATTTGAAATAGAGTTTAAAACAGGGGAACAAGACTTTAAAGAACTAAGACAAAAACACGAAGAGTATAAGAAAAATTATGAAGATATTCTATCTAGATTAAAGGTAGAAGGTATAGCTGAAGCTAGGATAAATAAAGAACATCTTGATGAGCTAAAAGGAAAAATTGATTCCTGTAATAATCAGATTAGTAATCTTCTTGAGGACAATACCTATGATGAATTAATAGAGAAAATAGATTCTTTTGGTGATTTAAGTACAGTTAGGAGTCTTGATTCTATTGAATCTGAAATAAAAGATAACAATGAAAAAAAGCTTGAGAAGATATCGGAAAAGAGATTGTGCGAGAGTAATATCTCTAAATGGTCAGAGATGTATGGAGATATTTCTGGTCTATTTGAAAAAGTTGCAGGTATTATGATGGAAAAGAATACTATTGATCAAAAATTAAAACTTTTAAAACCTCTTCCTGAGGAATTTGAAACTCCTGAAGATTTTAGAAAGATATTGACTGATACAAGAGTTAAATATGAAGTTAAATTAGCGAACTTACAGGAGTTAAGAAAGATTTATCATGATTGCGAAAGAAACCTTCCAGATATTACCTTTGAAGAGTTATTAAGTGAATATAGTATTACTGAGAAGGAGTTTAATAAAAATTTAGAGAAGGGAAGTAGGTTTTTAAAGATTAAAGCAGCATTCGACGAAACACGTGAAAAAATGGATGAAAATTCATTTACACCAGTTATAAATTCATTTACAAAATATATTGAGATTCTCACGAATAGTAATTATAAAACCACAAACATTGATGATGGTTTTAACATCAGTATAAGTAAGGGTGGACAGACCACAATGCCTATAAATTTATTATCTTCTGGGACCTATGATTCAGTTGCTTTAGCTTTAAGACTTGCAATTCTAGAACACATACTAGGAAATAATAAAGGATTTTTAATACTGGATGACTGTTTAGTAGATTTGGATCCTTATAGGAAAGAAGTGGCGGTTAAATTGATTGATGAATTTGCTAGAAATCATCAAGTTATATTTACAACCTGCAGCCCAGATACTGCTAAACAACTAGGAGGAAATTTAATAATGATGTAG
- a CDS encoding MaoC family dehydratase, with protein MIKQIAYDDIQIGDYAEMRKTILAKDVDAFASIVNDTESFHISDEVAQQFSFKKRICHGIHIASYISELVGKELPGFGTIYISQTLDFKKPVYLDSTIRIYVKVIEKLPNRRLSMLTIITDDIEDIVLVGEAVVKTFK; from the coding sequence ATGATAAAACAAATAGCATATGACGATATTCAAATAGGTGATTACGCAGAAATGAGAAAAACAATACTGGCAAAGGACGTTGATGCCTTTGCCAGTATTGTAAATGATACTGAGTCATTTCATATAAGTGATGAAGTAGCACAACAATTTTCTTTTAAAAAGCGAATATGTCATGGGATCCATATAGCTTCGTATATATCTGAATTAGTTGGAAAGGAATTGCCAGGGTTTGGGACCATATATATAAGTCAAACATTGGATTTTAAGAAACCTGTATACTTAGATTCCACTATAAGGATATATGTAAAGGTTATTGAAAAATTACCGAATAGAAGATTGAGTATGTTAACAATTATTACTGATGATATAGAAGATATAGTTTTAGTTGGAGAAGCTGTTGTAAAGACATTTAAATGA
- a CDS encoding tocopherol cyclase family protein, which yields MYINYKDDPLKYYGEKKKDNYFEGWYFKHVSSDLKNIISVIPGISKNLNDPHSFIQTIIYTENNGKKSLTTNYHRFSYKDFKYRKDPFSLQIDRNIFKREVMILDLFGEYYTLQGRVKYTDFTDIKRNICSPNAMGYFAYIPNMECYHDIVSMNHSLKGSLYLNYKLVDFNKGKGYIEKDWGTSFPKDYIWIQSNNFEVSDASIMCSIAHIPFLNTFFRGFICNFIFNGKEFRFATYNRSKITKEKVIDNKVEITIEKDNLKLEIKAEISNRGKLKAPKNGVMDIVIKEGLSGLIDVRLSRKSEILFQGHGNPCSIEVVV from the coding sequence ATGTATATAAATTATAAAGATGATCCACTTAAATATTATGGTGAGAAGAAGAAGGATAATTACTTTGAGGGATGGTATTTTAAACATGTTTCTAGTGACTTAAAAAATATTATAAGTGTTATCCCTGGAATATCTAAGAACCTCAATGACCCTCATTCATTTATTCAAACCATAATTTATACTGAGAATAACGGAAAAAAAAGTCTTACTACCAATTATCATAGGTTCTCATATAAAGATTTTAAATATCGTAAAGACCCATTTAGTTTACAGATTGATAGGAATATTTTCAAAAGAGAAGTTATGATTCTTGATTTATTTGGCGAATATTATACACTTCAAGGTAGAGTTAAATATACGGATTTTACTGATATAAAAAGAAATATATGTAGTCCTAATGCCATGGGGTATTTTGCGTATATACCAAATATGGAGTGTTATCATGATATAGTAAGTATGAATCATAGTCTTAAGGGATCTTTGTATTTGAATTACAAATTAGTAGATTTTAATAAGGGGAAAGGATATATTGAAAAGGACTGGGGAACTTCTTTTCCAAAGGATTATATATGGATTCAGTCCAATAACTTTGAAGTCTCAGATGCAAGTATTATGTGCTCTATAGCTCATATACCATTTTTAAACACCTTCTTTAGGGGCTTCATATGTAATTTTATCTTTAATGGTAAGGAATTTAGATTTGCAACATATAATCGCAGCAAGATTACTAAAGAGAAGGTCATAGACAATAAAGTAGAAATAACAATAGAAAAAGATAATTTAAAGCTTGAGATAAAGGCAGAAATAAGTAATAGAGGAAAACTAAAAGCACCGAAAAATGGAGTGATGGATATAGTTATAAAGGAGGGGCTTAGTGGTCTTATTGACGTAAGATTATCAAGAAAATCTGAGATTCTCTTTCAAGGGCATGGAAATCCATGTTCAATTGAAGTCGTAGTGTAG
- a CDS encoding LysM peptidoglycan-binding domain-containing protein, with protein MYDNYYEAQQICPPGSFEYTVVAGDTLIAIAQRFNVTLQAIINANPGIDPNFITIGQVICIPRAIPPTPPCPNGFLYTVRAGDTLFILAQRFNVSVQAIINANPGIDPNFLQIGQVICIPRAVPPTPPCPRGFLYTVRAGDTLFSISQRFNVSVQEIISANPGIDPNRLQIGQVICIPRRCFVVCI; from the coding sequence ATGTATGATAATTATTATGAAGCACAACAGATATGCCCACCTGGCAGTTTTGAATATACAGTAGTTGCGGGAGATACACTAATCGCTATTGCTCAAAGATTTAATGTTACACTCCAGGCAATTATTAACGCAAACCCTGGAATTGATCCTAACTTTATTACGATAGGACAGGTGATATGTATACCAAGAGCAATACCACCTACACCACCTTGCCCTAATGGATTTCTTTATACTGTAAGAGCTGGAGATACTTTGTTTATACTGGCTCAAAGATTTAATGTAAGTGTTCAAGCAATTATAAATGCTAATCCAGGTATAGATCCTAATTTCCTTCAAATAGGTCAAGTAATATGTATACCAAGAGCAGTACCGCCTACACCACCTTGTCCTAGAGGATTTCTATATACTGTGAGAGCTGGAGATACTCTATTTTCAATATCTCAGAGGTTTAATGTATCTGTACAAGAAATTATCAGTGCAAACCCTGGAATTGATCCAAATAGGTTACAAATTGGCCAGGTAATTTGTATACCACGTAGATGCTTTGTAGTTTGCATATAA
- a CDS encoding DNA starvation/stationary phase protection protein, with the protein MKNYEKLNVYLSNLSVLNVNLHNLHWNVEGKQFVQIHEFTESLYDDFFEKYDAVAELLKMKGEKPLVKLSDYLKNATIKELDKDKFGIEETLQIVLDYLKEMKKLATEIRNEADEDGDFEVVAEFEDHVSGYSKNIWFINSMLA; encoded by the coding sequence ATGAAAAACTACGAAAAACTAAATGTATATTTATCAAATTTATCTGTTCTAAATGTTAATTTACACAATTTACATTGGAATGTTGAAGGAAAGCAATTTGTTCAAATTCATGAATTCACTGAGTCATTATATGATGACTTCTTTGAAAAATATGATGCTGTAGCAGAATTATTAAAGATGAAAGGTGAAAAACCTTTAGTCAAATTATCAGACTACCTAAAAAATGCAACTATTAAAGAATTAGATAAAGATAAGTTTGGTATTGAAGAAACTCTTCAAATTGTATTAGATTATCTAAAGGAAATGAAAAAGCTTGCAACTGAAATCAGAAATGAAGCTGATGAAGACGGTGATTTTGAAGTTGTAGCGGAATTCGAAGACCACGTATCTGGGTATAGTAAAAACATATGGTTTATTAATTCCATGCTTGCATAA
- a CDS encoding response regulator transcription factor codes for MNKKRVLLVEDDINISKIVKLYLENEGFIVSCFENGIEACESFSKNKYDIALLDLMLPGLDGYEICRKIRETSYTPIIMITAKGSLEEKIKGLKIGADDYIAKPFEIHELIARVHAMLRRRELDYEEVNSKGLNRLEYDNLIFDIDSFEIYLNGEMINVPRREAQLLQHLMKYPNQVFTRDDLIEGIWGLDFDGEDRVIDVYIKRLRKRLKTKNKQSWSIKTVWGIGYKLEVVKNV; via the coding sequence ATGAATAAAAAAAGAGTACTCCTTGTGGAAGATGATATAAATATTAGTAAGATTGTTAAATTGTATTTAGAAAATGAAGGATTCATTGTATCATGCTTTGAGAATGGTATAGAGGCATGTGAAAGTTTCTCCAAGAATAAATATGATATTGCCCTATTGGATTTAATGTTACCGGGTTTAGATGGTTATGAGATATGTAGAAAAATTAGGGAGACAAGCTATACACCTATTATCATGATTACAGCTAAAGGTAGCTTAGAAGAAAAGATAAAAGGTCTAAAAATTGGCGCAGATGATTATATTGCCAAGCCTTTTGAAATACATGAGCTTATTGCCAGAGTTCATGCAATGCTTCGTAGAAGAGAATTAGATTATGAAGAGGTAAATAGTAAGGGACTTAATCGATTAGAATACGATAATTTGATATTTGATATAGATTCTTTTGAAATTTACTTAAATGGTGAAATGATTAATGTACCGAGAAGAGAAGCACAGCTCCTGCAGCATTTAATGAAGTATCCAAATCAGGTCTTCACACGAGATGACTTGATTGAGGGTATATGGGGATTGGATTTTGATGGAGAAGATCGTGTAATTGACGTATATATTAAACGACTACGTAAACGCTTAAAAACTAAGAATAAGCAAAGCTGGTCGATTAAAACTGTTTGGGGAATTGGATATAAATTAGAGGTGGTAAAAAATGTTTAG
- a CDS encoding HAMP domain-containing sensor histidine kinase — translation MFRSITKKFLFTYMAISIVSLSLIAAGVSYFIEQEIYGQRKQFLEQKASQVNNLYTLFIKDKISTEYFTSMLNMIQQEENIGISLIMDNKEPWNIEGFGRRPVKSNRSKSEDEMKSKEYFIAYFEIEEEERDIQMMTVSIPLKFNDEFLGEVLIYSPVANVELITSKFNKSIFLLFVAISVPVALLIFFISRKFTAPLIHMNRLANNISKGDFSEYVMIRGNDEIAELGYSLNHMSQKIQKLEELRKDSIANVSHELKTPLTTIQNFIQGILDGVVPDNQVESFMNIALDESKRLGNMVEELIVLSSFEKKLFKLNLSSSNIKSLVEDVFLQMDFHFRDKNIRVEKILDSTITANVDQERFRQVLINILDNAVRHMSKNGRIEVCLEKASDNNFVLKISDSGPGIEEKHLPYIFERFYKADRSRKKSTGAGLGLTISKHIIEAHGGDILIYNGKDKGLSIEIVM, via the coding sequence ATGTTTAGATCTATAACTAAAAAATTTCTGTTTACCTATATGGCAATCTCTATTGTAAGTTTATCACTAATAGCTGCAGGTGTAAGCTATTTTATTGAGCAGGAAATCTATGGACAAAGAAAACAATTTTTAGAACAAAAAGCTTCTCAAGTAAATAATTTATATACTTTATTTATAAAGGATAAAATCTCGACTGAGTATTTTACAAGCATGTTAAATATGATTCAGCAAGAGGAGAATATAGGGATATCACTTATAATGGATAACAAAGAACCTTGGAACATAGAAGGATTTGGTAGGAGACCTGTTAAATCGAATCGCTCTAAATCCGAGGATGAAATGAAATCAAAGGAATACTTTATTGCATACTTTGAAATAGAAGAGGAAGAACGAGATATTCAGATGATGACTGTATCTATTCCATTGAAATTTAATGATGAATTTCTAGGAGAAGTTTTAATTTATAGCCCAGTGGCAAATGTTGAGTTGATCACATCGAAATTTAATAAATCAATATTTTTACTATTTGTTGCTATAAGTGTACCAGTTGCGTTGTTAATATTTTTTATATCTCGAAAGTTTACTGCACCTTTGATACATATGAATAGGTTAGCCAACAATATTTCAAAGGGAGATTTTTCAGAGTATGTTATGATTAGAGGAAATGATGAGATAGCAGAATTGGGATATTCTTTAAATCATATGTCACAAAAAATACAAAAGTTAGAGGAGCTTCGTAAGGATTCAATAGCAAATGTTTCGCATGAATTAAAAACACCATTAACTACTATTCAAAACTTTATACAAGGAATCCTTGATGGGGTTGTTCCAGATAATCAGGTTGAAAGCTTTATGAATATTGCCCTTGATGAATCAAAGAGATTGGGGAATATGGTAGAGGAGTTAATTGTACTTTCATCCTTTGAAAAAAAACTTTTTAAGTTAAACTTATCATCAAGTAATATAAAAAGCTTAGTAGAGGATGTATTTCTTCAAATGGATTTTCACTTTAGAGATAAGAATATACGTGTTGAAAAAATCTTAGATTCTACTATCACAGCAAATGTCGACCAAGAACGATTTAGACAGGTCCTCATTAATATACTGGATAATGCTGTCAGACATATGTCCAAGAATGGAAGAATAGAAGTTTGCTTAGAAAAAGCATCTGATAATAATTTTGTGCTTAAAATATCAGATTCTGGACCAGGTATCGAAGAAAAACATCTTCCATATATTTTTGAACGATTCTATAAGGCTGATCGTAGCAGAAAAAAATCTACTGGTGCAGGATTAGGTCTTACAATAAGTAAGCATATTATAGAAGCTCATGGTGGGGATATACTCATTTATAACGGAAAAGACAAAGGATTGAGCATAGAGATAGTTATGTAG
- a CDS encoding AMP-binding protein produces MINNGWVGDYLASRSRINGHSVAIYDVDNDINYTYSKLNDRANRLANYFKEELSIVKGDRVAYISRNRIELIDGYYATGKVGAMMIPYNARLSANELIQLINSETPKVLFYEDIYEDVISSIKNEVNVEHFIVLNNYKEDNSQYTKIMNYNNKPIYCKELDLEDIHLIIHTGGTTGLPKGGMISHRSELFNSMNEICTWGLNYEDSAFIILPLFHTGGWNLLTLPLLHAGGKILISKQFDPKQTLEVIEKEKTTLLFGAATIFRMMADLPEFENADLSSLKWVMAGAAPTPINIMEKFWNKGIKFVLGYGMTEAGPNNLSGVVHFMADNEMREKYASVGRPMYLTQAKVVDESGDEVEVNEVGELLWSGPQIFSGYWNNEEETNKTLVDGWIHTGDMVRVDADGYYYIVGRKKNMFISGGENIFPPEVEKSLYRIPQVHEVCVFGVPDEKWGEVGKAIVSLKPNMTITKEEIQEILKKELAKYKIPKYIKFVDDIPKNSVGKIVVSKIVEEFGSSDDN; encoded by the coding sequence TTGATTAATAATGGTTGGGTAGGAGATTATTTAGCGTCCCGAAGTAGAATCAATGGACATAGTGTGGCTATTTATGATGTAGATAATGATATTAATTACACTTATAGTAAGTTAAATGACAGAGCTAATAGATTAGCAAACTATTTTAAAGAGGAATTATCAATAGTTAAAGGTGACAGAGTTGCTTATATTTCAAGAAACAGAATCGAATTAATAGATGGCTATTATGCAACTGGTAAAGTTGGGGCAATGATGATTCCATATAATGCTAGATTATCTGCCAATGAGTTGATTCAATTAATAAATAGTGAAACACCAAAAGTTTTATTCTATGAGGATATCTATGAGGATGTAATCTCAAGTATAAAGAATGAAGTTAATGTAGAGCATTTTATAGTTTTGAATAACTATAAGGAAGATAATTCACAATATACAAAAATAATGAATTATAATAATAAACCTATTTACTGTAAAGAGCTTGATTTAGAGGATATACATTTAATAATTCATACAGGTGGTACTACAGGACTTCCTAAAGGTGGAATGATCTCACATAGATCAGAACTTTTTAATTCTATGAACGAGATTTGCACGTGGGGTTTGAATTATGAAGATAGTGCCTTTATAATATTGCCTCTATTCCATACTGGTGGTTGGAACTTATTGACTTTACCACTTTTACATGCTGGTGGGAAGATATTGATATCAAAGCAGTTTGATCCTAAACAAACATTGGAAGTTATAGAAAAAGAGAAAACTACGTTATTATTTGGTGCTGCCACAATATTTAGAATGATGGCTGATTTACCAGAGTTTGAAAATGCAGATTTATCATCTCTAAAATGGGTCATGGCGGGAGCCGCTCCTACACCTATAAACATAATGGAGAAATTCTGGAATAAGGGCATAAAATTTGTTCTAGGTTATGGAATGACTGAAGCTGGACCAAACAATTTATCTGGAGTAGTACATTTTATGGCTGATAACGAAATGAGAGAGAAATATGCGTCAGTTGGAAGACCTATGTACTTAACACAAGCAAAAGTAGTTGATGAAAGTGGAGATGAAGTGGAAGTCAATGAAGTAGGGGAATTGTTATGGAGTGGTCCTCAGATATTCTCTGGCTATTGGAATAATGAAGAAGAAACTAATAAGACCCTTGTAGATGGCTGGATTCATACAGGGGATATGGTTAGAGTGGATGCGGATGGCTATTACTATATAGTAGGAAGAAAGAAAAATATGTTTATTAGTGGTGGAGAGAATATATTTCCTCCAGAAGTAGAGAAATCTTTATATAGAATACCTCAAGTTCATGAAGTATGTGTATTTGGAGTACCAGACGAAAAGTGGGGAGAAGTAGGAAAGGCTATTGTATCTCTTAAACCTAATATGACTATTACTAAGGAAGAAATTCAGGAAATTCTAAAGAAAGAATTGGCTAAATATAAAATACCAAAATATATTAAATTCGTTGATGATATTCCTAAAAACAGTGTAGGCAAAATAGTTGTCTCTAAAATAGTTGAGGAATTTGGAAGTAGTGACGATAATTAG
- a CDS encoding 3-oxoacyl-ACP synthase, translating into MNIGIRNIGVYIPGKIKDSIKIAELSGIPEEVIREKFGIKMVHEASEEETVSEMGVRAAIKALNGFDPKKLDLVIYCGSEYKDYYLYNCAADIQKRIGAVNANAFEIHSLCSAGVYSLKIVKSMMLNDEDINHVLLISSSKETQIINYGNNDSRFMFNFGDGAAAILIEKGLNENIILETAMITDGAFAEDVAVYGVGCKNFNKSKDIDCKDKFLDVRDIASMKERLDPITFDNFIKVIDRSLIKSGYRKEDINYLAPIFMKRSLLQGVLNEFNLNEENSFVLEEFGHCQSADAYISLLEGQRLGRLKDGDLAVLLGAGTGYTWAATVVKWGKGDINEGSSHM; encoded by the coding sequence ATGAATATTGGCATAAGAAATATAGGAGTTTATATACCTGGAAAAATTAAGGATAGTATAAAAATTGCAGAATTATCAGGAATACCAGAAGAAGTAATACGAGAAAAATTTGGTATAAAGATGGTTCATGAGGCTTCAGAAGAAGAGACAGTTTCTGAAATGGGAGTACGTGCTGCAATCAAAGCACTAAATGGATTTGATCCTAAAAAATTGGATTTAGTAATTTACTGTGGAAGTGAATATAAAGATTATTACCTATATAATTGCGCTGCTGATATTCAAAAAAGAATTGGAGCTGTAAATGCAAATGCATTTGAGATACATTCTTTATGTTCAGCTGGAGTATATTCATTGAAAATAGTAAAAAGTATGATGTTAAATGATGAAGATATAAATCATGTATTACTGATTTCATCATCTAAAGAAACTCAAATTATAAATTATGGCAATAATGATTCCAGATTTATGTTTAACTTTGGTGATGGTGCAGCAGCAATTTTGATAGAGAAGGGGCTAAATGAAAATATAATACTGGAAACTGCAATGATAACAGATGGAGCTTTTGCCGAAGATGTGGCAGTATATGGAGTTGGATGTAAAAACTTTAACAAATCTAAAGATATAGATTGTAAAGATAAATTTTTAGATGTTAGAGATATAGCAAGTATGAAAGAGAGGCTTGATCCAATAACTTTTGATAACTTCATCAAGGTAATTGATAGATCGTTAATAAAGAGTGGATATAGAAAAGAGGACATAAATTATCTTGCACCAATCTTTATGAAGAGATCTCTACTCCAAGGAGTTTTAAATGAATTTAATTTAAATGAAGAAAATTCCTTTGTACTAGAAGAATTTGGTCATTGTCAATCAGCTGATGCTTATATTTCACTTTTAGAAGGACAGAGATTAGGAAGGCTAAAGGATGGAGATTTGGCTGTGCTATTAGGAGCAGGTACTGGATATACATGGGCAGCAACTGTTGTTAAATGGGGAAAGGGTGATATAAATGAAGGCTCTAGCCATATGTAG